The Phoenix dactylifera cultivar Barhee BC4 chromosome 9, palm_55x_up_171113_PBpolish2nd_filt_p, whole genome shotgun sequence genome window below encodes:
- the LOC103715644 gene encoding myosin-9-like isoform X4 translates to MEEGTHASSTEVEVKLLSKVDAEVDEGERELLINGNPHLQRRQANKEEEEESASDGEFIKIEKEQIEVKESSHPLKPIAEVEETPCLDLLAMEEKIRALELQLESAAKELQCSESEKSLLKSEFDLANGKLEKMDKHCKELELDQKRMKEQILEAEQKYTLQLESLQEALRSSYMKHKELVDVKKAFDALSAEVESSRKKIEELEAELVLSAGEMHKFEKLSDERSSHAELESKRALEFEKMLELAKVNTKEMEDQMGNLQEELKGLYNKIAESQQVEEALRSTALDLSVVQENLELSKSQATDLEQKLVSRDAIIHELKEELELRKASEQQMRENVLELESLLSAAKKDLQAKLVDLEKEEFNLQEQMKERQMIESLFENQKMQILALQEELANLTGERETLQSAVAELNSKLSMEEETGRSLEAKLNLAEQNFARTDLLLSQALSYKEELEQKLKSLEGFHQESRIAAETATKRSLELEDLIQASNAAEEGLKALLRETEMRLSSTEEQNMELEQQLNLAEVKHIDAEREIKELSEKMTELTTLLKKAEEESALSKCHFQTYEDRIIQLESSLSNSSSRNSQLEQELKDLAEKCAEHEGRATATHQRSLELEALVDVSHSKAEDAGKKAGELELLLEAANYRTQELEQLLSGTEAKFRDVEAESKQYGGKISEISAELEAFQTKSASLETVLQAANEKERELTDMLNIVTAERKNLEDSANVSGQKLLEAENLIVVLQSELKSVEEKLKSVEKELEASGVRENEILEKFRSAEEKLEQQNKAVEQAIARNLELESLNESLVKDSELKLQEAAISFAQKETEAQQLNEKLKSLEEQSAFYQDKAAEATEKVTSLKAELETNATKFVSLQSTVEELRQKVSEADLKLEQSISENALLAGTNSNLREELEAHQCKVNELHELLNSIHVEKEATAEQLASHVKTITQLTDEHSRGLELQSATESRVKETEVQLHEAIEKFTQRDSEARKLNEKLLALEVQLQTFEEQAKDMAIVAENRKVELEETLLKLRNVEGLVEEVQRKADHFRSEKEGLESTNLSLSEKLTAYETKINELQTASKVTIGEKEEMSLQLHSSRKTIEDLMQQFDSEKEKLQSQMTSVMEENNMLNEMYQNAKKELEAIIVQLEEQVNAQKARELSLNADVENLKAELAEKSVIQSKISQLEQQLLLAETKYMEKIEGAQLAAAEKEAVLTSKSKEHESTLLERDALYEQLNEIQKELDLARKTITEQQKELDSMKELEREALMKKMLDEMEAKHQHATSLEKQVEELKQNLQIAETQYKEKVIEEGKKLAIVCAELDDLKHKLSQTVDMEKKIAELENELANAKSREEVKDGILEAKSEDKVEVRSRDLGLNTSTPSKRKSKKRSEELYQTAQTTSAVSTMNASTEPSGLMAFKFILGVALVSIITGIILGKRF, encoded by the exons ATGGAAGAAGGGACACATGCAAGCTCTACAGAAGTCGAGGTGAAGCTGCTTAGCAAGGTTGATGCAGAG GTAGATGAAGGTGAAAGAGAACTTCTAATCAATGGTAATCCACACCTACAAAGGAGACAAgcaaacaaagaagaagaagaagagtctGCATCTGATGGGGAATTCATAAAAATAGAGAAGGAACAAATAGAAGTAAAAGAAAGTTCCCACCCGCTCAAACCAATagcagaagtagaagaaaccccGTGTCTGGATTTGCTAGCGATGGAGGAGAAAATAAGAGCACTTGAGCTCCAGCTTGAAAGTGCAGCTAAAGAACTACAATGTTCGGAATCTGAAAAATCCTTGTTAAAATCTGAGTTTGACCTAGCTAATGGGAAATTAGAGAAAATGGACAAGCATTGCAAGGAACTTGAACTTGACCAGAAGAGAATGAaagaacagattttggaagctgAACAGAAGTATACTTTGCAGCTTGAATCACTCCAAGAAGCATTGAGATCATCATATATGAAGCACAAGGAGCTAGTTGATGTAAAGAAAGCATTTGATGCATTGTCTGCTGAGGTGGAGAGCTCGAGAAAGAAGATAGAGGAGCTTGAAGCAGAGTTGGTGTTGTCAGCAGGTGAGATGCATAAATTTGAAAAACTTAGCGACGAGAGAAGTTCACATGCAGAATTAGAATCGAAGAGAGCCTTAGAGTTTGAGAAGATGCTGGAATTGGCAAAAGTGAACACaaaggagatggaagaccagatGGGTAATTTGCAAGAGGAGCTGAAGGGACTGTACAATAAGATTGCAGAGAGTCAGCAAGTTGAAGAAGCGCTAAGAAGTACTGCACTGGATCTTTCAGTGGTTCAGGAAAATCTGGAGCTTTCAAAATCACAAGCAACAGATTTGGAGCAGAAGCTTGTTTCTAGGGATGCTATTATTCATGAACTGAAAGAAGAACTAGAACTCCGTAAGGCTTCTGAACAACAGATGAGAGAAAATGTGCTTGAATTAGAAAGTCTGCTTTCTGCTGCCAAAAAAGATCTCCAAGCAAAGCTTGTGGACTTGGAGAAAGAAGAGTTTAATCTTCAAGAGCAGATGAAGGAAAGGCAAATGATCGAATCTCTCTTTGAAAACCAAAAGATGCAGATATTAGCTTTGCAGGAGGAATTGGCTAACTTGACAGGAGAAAGGGAAACTCTTCAAAGTGCTGTGGCTGAACTTAACTCAAAATTGTCAATGGAGGAGGAAACTGGCAGATCTTTAGAGGCCAAGCTGAATCTCGCTGAACAGAATTTTGCTAGAACGGACTTGCTTCTCTCACAAGCATTGTCATATAAAGAGGAGCTTGAACAAAAGCTGAAATCTCTCGAAGGGTTCCACCAAGAGTCTAGAATAGCTGCTGAGACTGCAACCAAGAGAAGCCTTGAGCTTGAAGATTTAATACAGGCATCAAATGCAGCAGAAGAGGGCCTGAAAGCACTACTGAGGGAGACTGAAATGAGATTATCATCTACCGAGGAACAGAACATGGAGCTTGAGCAACAACTAAACCTTGCAGAAGTGAAGCACATTGATGCAGAAAGAGAAATTAAAGAACTCAGTGAGAAAATGACAGAGCTCACCACCTTGCTAAAAAAAGCTGAAGAGGAAAGTGCACTATCAAAATGCCATTTCCAGACATATGAAGATAGGATCATCCAGTTGGAATCATCTTTGAGCAATTCTTCTTCTAGAAACTCACAGCTTGAACAGGAGCTAAAGGATCTTGCTGAAAAATGTGCAGAACATGAGGGTAGGGCTACTGCTACACATCAACGCAGTCTTGAACTGGAAGCGTTGGTTGATGTATCCCATTCCAAAGCAGAGGATGCTGGAAAGAAAGCGGGTGAATTGGAGCTATTGTTGGAAGCTGCTAACTACCGAACACAGGAACTAGAACAACTGCTGAGTGGCACAGAGGCAAAATTTAGGGATGTTGAAGCAGAATCAAAGCAGTACGGAGGCAAGATTTCTGAGATTTCTGCAGAACTAGAAGCATTCCAGACCAAATCGGCAAGTCTTGAAACTGTGCTGCAAGCTGCAAATGAAAAGGAGAGGGAGCTGACAGATATGTTGAACATAGTTActgcagaaaggaagaatcttGAAGACTCAGCAAATGTTTCTGGTCAAAAGCTCTTGGAAGCTGAAAATTTGATTGTGGTCTTGCAAAGCGAGTTAAAATCTGTAGAAGAGAAACTTAAAAGTGTTGAGAAAGAACTTGAGGCTTCAGGAGTTAGAGAGAACGAGATACTGGAGAAGTTTAGATCTGCTGAAGAAAAGTTAGAGCAACAAAATAAAGCAGTAGAGCAAGCTATTGCAAGAAACTTGGAGTTAGAATCATTAAATGAGTCTTTGGTCAAAGATTCAGAATTAAAACTCCAAGAAGCAGCCATTAGCTTTGCTCAAAAGGAAACAGAAGCTCAGCAGTTGAATGAAAAGTTAAAGTCTCTTGAAGAGCAGTCGGCATTTTATCAAGATAAGGCAGCTGAGGCGACTGAAAAGGTGACATCACTGAAAGCAGAGTTGGAGACAAATGCCACAAAATTTGTTTCCCTTCAGAGTACTGTTGAGGAACTCAGGCAGAAGGTCTCAGAAGCAGATCTGAAACTTGAACAGTCAATTTCTGAGAATGCATTGTTAGCTGGGACAAACTCTAATCTCAGGGAGGAGCTGGAAGCTCATCAGTGCAAGGTTAATGAACTTCATGAGTTGTTGAATTCGATACATGTGGAGAAGGAGGCAACTGCTGAACAACTGGCTTCTCATGTGAAGACCATAACACAATTAACTGATGAACATTCAAGAGGCTTGGAACTCCAGTCTGCAACTGAATCTCGTGTTAAAGAAACCGAAGTCCAACTGCATGAAGCTATTGAGAAGTTTACACAGAGAGATTCTGAAGCCAGAAAGTTGAATGAAAAACTGCTTGCACTTGAAGTTCAGCTTCAAACTTTTGAAGAGCAGGCCAAAGATATGGCTATTGTTGCAGAAAATCGGAAGGTTGAGCTGGAGGAGACTCTGCTGAAATTACGGAATGTGGAAGGACTTGTTGAGGAAGTGCAAAGAAAGGCTGATCATTTCAGATCTGAGAAAGAAGGTTTAGAAAGTACAAATCTGAGTCTGTCTGAGAAGCTGACAGCATATGAGACAAAAATAAACGAGTTACAAACAGCATCAAAAGTAACCAttggagagaaagaagagatgtCTTTACAGCTTCATTCTTCAAGGAAaacaatagaggatctgatgcaACAATTTGATTCTGAGAAAGAGAAGCTCCAATCCCAG ATGACCTCTGTTATGGAAGAAAATAACATGCTCAATGAAATGTATCAAAATGCTAAGAAAGAACTTGAAGCAATTATAGTCCAACTGGAAGAACAAGTGAATGCACAGAAAGCAAGGGAACTCTCTCTCAATGCTGATGTTGAAAATCTCAAGGCAGAATTAGCTGAGAAATCTGTGATTCAATCAAAGATTTCACAACTTGAGCAACAGCTGTTGCTGGCTGAGACCAAATACATGGAAAAG ATTGAAGGCGCGCAGTTGGCAGCTGCTGAGAAGGAAGCAGTGCTAACTTCTAAATCGAAGGAGCATGAAAGCACACTCCTTGAGAGAGATGCCTTATATGAGCAGCTGAATGAAATCCAGAAGGAGCTAGATCTTGCTCGCAAAACCATAACGGAGCAG CAGAAAGAACTGGATTCAATGAAGGAGCTGGAAAGAGAAGCTTTGATGAAGAAAATGCTTGATGAGATGGAGGCTAAGCATCAGCATGCCACATCACTAGAGAAACAAGTTGAAGAGCTTAAGCAAAACCTGCAAATAGCTGAAACACAGTACAAGGAAAAG GTTATAGAAGAAGGCAAGAAACTTGCCATAGTCTGTGCAGAGCTTGATGATTTGAAGCATAAACTGAGTCAGACAGTTGATATGGAAAAGAAGATTGCTGAACTTGAGAACGAGTTGGCAAATGCTAAATCTAGGGAAGAG GTTAAGGATGGAATCCTAGAAGCTAAATCGGAGGATAAAGTAGAGGTGAGATCCAGAGATCTTGGATTGAATACTTCAACACCATCAAAAAGGAAGAGCAAGAAAAGAAGCGAAGAGTTGTATCAGACCGCACAGACAACTTCTGCGGTGTCAACCATGAATGCTTCTACGGAGCCTTCAGGGTTAATGGCTTTTAAATTCATCTTAGGAGTAGCTCTGGTGTCCATAATCACAGGCATTATTCTCGGGAAGAGGTTTTAG